In Sphingobacterium thalpophilum, a genomic segment contains:
- a CDS encoding thioredoxin domain-containing protein: protein MANQLQFENSPYLKQHAHNPVDWMPWGPEALKKAKDENKLIIVSIGYSACHWCHVMERESFENSAIAQTMNTFFVSIKIDREERPDIDQVYMLAVQLMTNAGGWPLNCICLPDGRPIYGGTYFKPHDWQNILLQIAQMWAEKPEVAFEYAEKLNNGIQRAEKLPINPIPAQYTIDDLNEIVAPWTEMFDKKEGGYQRAPKFPLPNNWLFFLKYGVLADDREILDHVHFTLKKIASGGIYDQIGGGFARYSVDHYWHIPHFEKMLYDNGQLLSLYAEAYQQSRDPFYKRIIEETITWAEREMLAPNHGFYSALDADSEGIEGKYYSFSKAEFDEVLGDDAPLLGQYFNITEVGNWEEEKTNIPICAINADQLATKVNMSADEWADFLKISKKKLYNYREQRIRPGLDHKQLTTWNALFLKGLIDAYHSLGYSHFLELALNNAQFICTHLIQDDLQLLHQPKDNNRAIAGFLDDYAFTIEAFIALYEATFDLNWLTKARQLADKAIAFFYDGSQKTFYYTSSQAEELIARKSEIMDNVIPSSSSTMVRQLKRLGLLFDDENYIAITDQLLANVFPQIKTYGSAYSNWAILLLEEIYGINEIALTGDKAMAFKNELGNYYIPNKIVLGGTEENLPLLEHRVGKETKAYLCKNRTCSLPQDSIQALINYI, encoded by the coding sequence GGCTTGCCATTGGTGCCATGTGATGGAGCGTGAAAGTTTTGAAAACTCAGCCATCGCCCAAACCATGAATACGTTTTTCGTATCGATCAAAATTGACCGCGAAGAACGCCCCGATATTGATCAAGTGTATATGCTTGCGGTGCAACTGATGACCAATGCCGGGGGCTGGCCATTGAATTGTATCTGCCTGCCCGATGGAAGACCTATTTACGGTGGTACCTATTTCAAACCGCACGACTGGCAGAATATCTTATTGCAAATTGCACAAATGTGGGCGGAGAAACCCGAAGTCGCATTCGAATATGCCGAAAAGCTAAACAATGGTATTCAACGGGCCGAGAAACTTCCCATCAATCCTATTCCAGCGCAATACACAATCGACGACTTAAATGAAATTGTTGCCCCTTGGACCGAGATGTTCGATAAAAAAGAAGGTGGTTATCAAAGAGCGCCCAAATTTCCGCTACCAAACAATTGGTTATTCTTCCTAAAATATGGCGTACTTGCCGACGATCGGGAGATCTTAGATCATGTCCATTTTACATTAAAAAAGATAGCATCTGGTGGTATATATGACCAGATCGGAGGTGGCTTTGCCCGCTATTCGGTGGACCATTATTGGCATATTCCCCACTTCGAAAAAATGCTTTATGACAATGGCCAGCTACTGTCCCTGTATGCCGAAGCTTATCAACAAAGTCGGGATCCATTCTATAAACGGATTATCGAAGAAACGATTACTTGGGCCGAGCGTGAAATGCTTGCTCCAAACCATGGTTTCTATAGCGCTTTAGATGCCGATAGCGAGGGCATTGAAGGGAAATACTATTCCTTCTCCAAAGCTGAATTTGACGAGGTATTGGGCGATGATGCCCCCCTACTCGGGCAATATTTTAACATAACCGAAGTCGGCAACTGGGAGGAGGAGAAAACCAACATTCCTATTTGCGCCATTAATGCAGACCAGTTAGCAACAAAGGTCAATATGTCAGCTGACGAATGGGCAGATTTTCTAAAAATTTCAAAGAAAAAATTATACAACTATCGTGAACAACGGATCCGTCCGGGACTCGACCATAAGCAGCTGACCACTTGGAATGCGCTATTTCTAAAAGGACTAATAGATGCCTATCACAGTCTTGGATACAGCCATTTCCTTGAACTCGCTTTAAACAATGCCCAGTTTATCTGTACACATCTTATTCAAGACGATCTCCAGTTATTGCACCAACCAAAAGATAACAATAGAGCGATCGCAGGCTTCTTAGATGACTATGCATTCACTATTGAAGCCTTTATAGCATTATATGAGGCGACATTTGACCTCAATTGGCTCACAAAAGCAAGACAGCTCGCTGATAAGGCCATTGCATTCTTTTACGATGGATCACAAAAAACATTCTACTATACATCGTCGCAGGCAGAGGAACTCATCGCACGGAAAAGCGAAATTATGGATAATGTAATTCCATCCTCTTCGTCGACAATGGTTCGTCAGCTGAAACGATTAGGTTTGCTTTTTGATGATGAAAATTACATCGCCATTACAGACCAATTGCTGGCGAATGTATTCCCGCAAATCAAGACTTATGGTTCGGCTTATTCAAATTGGGCAATATTATTGCTAGAAGAAATATATGGAATCAATGAAATTGCATTGACGGGGGATAAAGCAATGGCTTTCAAAAATGAACTCGGCAACTATTATATTCCAAATAAAATTGTTCTTGGCGGTACAGAAGAAAATCTTCCATTGCTCGAACATAGAGTCGGAAAGGAGACAAAAGCATATCTTTGTAAAAACAGGACCTGCAGTCTACCACAGGATTCCATACAAGCGTTAATAAATTATATTTAA